Proteins found in one Planctomicrobium piriforme genomic segment:
- a CDS encoding carboxypeptidase-like regulatory domain-containing protein produces the protein MTVLAVFAALAGCSPDRKGLPELAEVQGTVTLDGSALGDAVVEFVPLEAGRNCSGKTTSSGQYRLAFTSDVAGAPPGEYQVRITSFFAKKEYNEKGIEIPFVEKIPAKYNSKTTLTASVKSGKNEINFELLSK, from the coding sequence GTGACAGTGCTCGCAGTGTTTGCAGCACTCGCCGGCTGCTCTCCGGATCGAAAGGGCCTGCCTGAACTGGCTGAGGTTCAGGGGACTGTAACGCTCGATGGCAGTGCACTGGGTGACGCCGTCGTCGAATTCGTGCCGCTTGAGGCGGGACGGAACTGTTCTGGTAAGACAACGAGTTCGGGCCAATACCGTCTGGCATTCACCAGCGACGTCGCAGGCGCGCCGCCCGGCGAGTATCAGGTGCGAATCACTTCGTTCTTCGCCAAGAAGGAATACAACGAGAAGGGGATCGAAATTCCGTTCGTGGAAAAGATCCCGGCGAAATACAACTCGAAAACCACGCTGACCGCGAGCGTGAAATCCGGAAAGAACGAAATCAATTTTGAACTTCTCTCGAAATAA
- a CDS encoding sulfatase-like hydrolase/transferase, which produces MIESGTIFGWSVLAKVPLRKWLAVLTVVAASALSVERVQAQVPSRPNILVMIVDDMGWADLGVQGSIDAPTPNIDSIAKDGVRLTNAYVSAPVCSPSRAGLLTGRYQTRFGHELNHPMADRGPVGLPVEEQLWPVYFKNAGYVTGHAGKWHLGNTQMTQFTPNARGFQDSYHFAGAQKLPHPKLPYSHNGKPEQSDEAYVDDGIAASACQFINSHKSEPWFFYTAFLTPHEPMDLPNGVEDRFSGTAEVKRRKFLAAMSLMDADVGRILKTLKETGQDERTLVIFLSDNGAPTGNGSLNTPFQGSKSTLWEGGIRSPFLIRWTGSLPAGGVLDQPVISLDLLATALSAAKIPASSDHPLDGVNLLPLLKGETTAAPHEFLFWRYGDQWAVRSGNWKLVHAGKAKEAFATRLVNLQDDLSEAHDLSEQHPEIRARLQTAWDDWNRSNVPALWGK; this is translated from the coding sequence ATGATCGAGAGCGGCACAATTTTTGGATGGAGCGTTCTCGCGAAGGTTCCCCTTCGGAAGTGGCTGGCGGTACTGACCGTTGTCGCGGCCAGCGCCCTGTCCGTGGAACGCGTTCAGGCTCAGGTTCCCTCGCGGCCAAACATTCTGGTCATGATCGTCGATGACATGGGTTGGGCTGATCTCGGCGTGCAGGGATCGATCGACGCGCCGACTCCTAACATCGATTCCATCGCCAAAGACGGGGTGCGGCTGACGAATGCCTACGTCTCCGCTCCGGTCTGCAGTCCGAGCCGCGCCGGCCTGCTCACAGGGCGCTACCAGACTCGATTCGGTCACGAACTCAATCATCCGATGGCGGATCGCGGGCCTGTCGGGTTGCCGGTGGAAGAACAACTGTGGCCTGTCTATTTCAAGAACGCAGGGTATGTCACAGGGCATGCCGGCAAATGGCATCTCGGCAACACGCAGATGACGCAGTTCACTCCGAACGCTCGAGGATTCCAAGATTCGTACCATTTCGCCGGCGCGCAAAAGCTCCCCCATCCAAAATTGCCCTACAGCCATAACGGGAAACCGGAGCAGTCGGACGAAGCCTATGTTGACGACGGCATCGCCGCGTCGGCTTGTCAGTTCATCAACTCGCATAAGTCTGAACCGTGGTTCTTCTACACTGCGTTTCTCACTCCGCATGAGCCGATGGACTTGCCGAATGGAGTGGAAGACCGGTTCTCAGGAACTGCTGAAGTCAAACGTCGCAAGTTTCTCGCGGCGATGTCTCTCATGGACGCGGATGTTGGCCGCATCCTCAAAACTTTGAAAGAGACCGGGCAGGACGAACGCACCCTGGTGATCTTCCTCAGCGATAATGGCGCGCCGACAGGCAACGGGTCGCTCAATACTCCATTTCAGGGATCAAAGTCGACGCTGTGGGAAGGAGGGATCCGTTCGCCATTCCTGATCCGTTGGACAGGCTCGTTACCCGCTGGCGGCGTTCTCGATCAACCGGTGATCTCTCTCGATCTGCTGGCAACGGCGCTCTCTGCGGCGAAGATCCCTGCTTCGTCTGACCATCCGCTCGACGGTGTGAATCTCCTGCCCCTACTCAAGGGGGAGACGACTGCAGCGCCGCATGAATTTCTTTTCTGGCGCTACGGCGACCAGTGGGCTGTTCGATCAGGCAACTGGAAGCTCGTGCATGCAGGTAAGGCCAAGGAAGCATTCGCGACCCGGCTGGTCAATCTGCAGGACGATCTTTCCGAGGCACACGATCTGAGCGAGCAACATCCCGAGATCCGTGCCCGACTGCAGACAGCGTGGGACGACTGGAATCGAAGCAACGTTCCCGCGTTATGGGGGAAGTAG
- a CDS encoding DUF1559 domain-containing protein yields MKNLTRRVRAFTLIELLVVIAIIAILIALLLPAVQQAREAARRSQCKNNLKQLGLALHNYAEVYGTLPPGHVEQWGSVSPAENGNNSSAWGWGAYLLPYVEQSSLYNQLQVGSVTLTKAADFELYPDLVKALRTTLPVYRCPSDFAPEINSVNELFKANPVPTPGGGAGRQVPTSTSNYVANNGAVVGNLNGRFVLTSAEADKAGAVFHENSRVRFKAITDGMSNTIALGERVWELSSPTSGALPCGAANVFGTHEANNQNNSDRLSGVLANGHVVLNSPVGAGATSDCQYGFSSAHTGGAHFVLLDGSVRFISQNVQHVNSPNKFTFYPSTFSSLCSRNDGNVLGEF; encoded by the coding sequence ATGAAAAATCTTACAAGACGTGTTCGGGCGTTCACACTGATCGAATTGCTGGTCGTGATTGCCATTATCGCCATCCTGATTGCCTTGCTGTTGCCGGCCGTACAACAGGCTCGGGAAGCGGCTCGCCGGAGCCAGTGCAAAAACAATCTGAAACAGTTGGGCCTGGCCCTGCACAACTACGCCGAAGTGTACGGCACGCTGCCTCCCGGGCATGTCGAACAGTGGGGCTCGGTCTCACCGGCGGAGAATGGGAATAACAGTTCTGCCTGGGGCTGGGGCGCCTATCTGCTGCCGTATGTGGAGCAGAGCTCTCTCTACAATCAGCTCCAGGTGGGGAGCGTGACGCTGACCAAGGCGGCTGACTTCGAACTGTATCCCGACCTGGTCAAGGCATTGCGAACGACGCTGCCGGTGTATCGCTGCCCGTCTGATTTTGCTCCGGAAATCAACAGCGTCAACGAGCTGTTCAAGGCGAATCCAGTCCCGACGCCCGGCGGTGGAGCCGGCCGCCAGGTTCCGACTTCCACCTCGAACTATGTTGCCAATAACGGGGCCGTGGTCGGCAACCTGAATGGTCGATTCGTGCTGACCAGCGCCGAAGCCGACAAGGCCGGCGCGGTGTTCCATGAAAACTCCCGAGTCCGCTTCAAAGCCATCACCGACGGCATGAGCAACACGATCGCACTCGGTGAAAGAGTGTGGGAACTCTCCTCACCGACCAGCGGAGCTCTTCCCTGCGGCGCCGCCAACGTGTTTGGCACCCATGAAGCCAATAACCAGAACAATTCCGACCGGCTGTCTGGCGTGCTGGCCAACGGCCATGTCGTGCTCAACTCGCCAGTCGGGGCAGGAGCGACCAGCGATTGCCAGTACGGTTTCAGTAGTGCCCACACGGGAGGAGCGCACTTTGTGCTGCTCGATGGCTCGGTGCGATTCATTTCGCAGAACGTGCAGCATGTGAACTCCCCGAACAAGTTCACCTTCTATCCGTCGACCTTCAGCAGCCTGTGCAGCCGCAACGACGGCAACGTCCTCGGCGAATTCTAG
- a CDS encoding BatA domain-containing protein, with product MSSWILQHFLNPALFWPGLLLLSAPIIIHLINRMRYRRVRFAAMEFLLASQRRSRRRILLEQILLLLLRLSMVILIVALMARLILNPQQMSLFQGARTHHIVVIDDSASMRDRVNEGTAFDVAQETVRRIAAEGARRPGTQMLSLMLMSDPDRVVSGFSERVVDEPLLTELTERLATMPCSHQTVDPAKVLEAVHRRLIEERSTVRTVHVLSDFRRANWIDNKAAIAALKSLEGAKIGVNLVRSVDEGHENLGIDDLGGAVEVAAAGVPVSLSACVRNWGTRAAQNVSGSIFIDGARLPRTIDFQTIPPGQTATRRFDVIFDSAQPHTVKMTLADDALDADNQRFLAVDVPVENPVLIVDGSPAAEQATYIADALAADRSVTGFAPDVRSVEDLRRVALDNYDLIYLINVPELAPDAVAALEKYVREGGGLIWYMGDAVRPAFYNEKLFSPDGGLFPVRLGMAPLLIERTDPSQPRSGIEVEADPLFTMFKQQEVPILDQVFINLLYPVAPDAPQQPSIARDVQILARLGNEPLMCEQKYGAGHIFTCLTSAGPLVNPEGVNWSNWANGPAGFSFVVLQLDLAKRMIRKDRAFPQLATGTPIEIDFSQTVYQPELEILTPDDQVTRLQASRETGNGDADGSQLHAAFRETDEPGVYGVTLLGQDQQASRRLYAMNVPSIEGSLQLADDDALLRELGPETNVKIQQAGSFEWIRSESPGSEVRWFLLVALAIACILEQFLAARLSYQSAV from the coding sequence ATGTCCTCCTGGATCCTGCAGCACTTCTTGAACCCGGCCCTGTTCTGGCCAGGCCTGCTGTTGCTGTCGGCCCCGATCATCATCCATCTGATCAACCGGATGCGGTATCGACGGGTGCGGTTTGCGGCGATGGAGTTTTTGCTGGCGAGCCAGCGCCGCAGTCGACGCCGGATTCTGCTCGAGCAGATTCTGCTGTTGCTGCTGCGGTTGAGCATGGTGATTCTGATCGTCGCGCTGATGGCGCGGCTGATTCTCAATCCGCAGCAGATGTCCTTGTTTCAAGGGGCCAGAACGCATCACATCGTCGTGATCGATGACTCGGCCTCGATGCGGGATCGCGTGAACGAGGGGACCGCTTTCGATGTCGCCCAGGAAACAGTCCGGAGAATTGCCGCCGAAGGGGCACGACGGCCCGGCACCCAGATGCTGAGTCTGATGTTGATGTCAGACCCTGATCGAGTGGTTTCCGGCTTCAGCGAACGCGTGGTGGATGAACCGCTGTTGACCGAGTTGACCGAACGATTGGCGACGATGCCCTGTTCGCATCAGACGGTCGATCCGGCCAAGGTGCTGGAAGCGGTCCATCGACGACTGATTGAAGAACGTTCGACCGTGCGGACGGTGCATGTCCTGTCAGATTTCCGCCGCGCCAACTGGATCGATAACAAGGCGGCAATTGCAGCCTTGAAGTCGCTCGAAGGGGCGAAGATTGGGGTCAATCTGGTGCGGAGCGTTGATGAGGGGCATGAGAACCTCGGCATTGACGACCTCGGCGGAGCAGTGGAAGTTGCGGCAGCCGGCGTGCCGGTCTCGCTGTCGGCCTGTGTCCGCAACTGGGGGACTCGCGCCGCACAAAACGTGAGCGGTTCGATCTTCATTGATGGGGCTCGTCTCCCGCGGACGATCGATTTTCAAACGATTCCGCCGGGTCAAACTGCCACGCGGCGTTTTGACGTGATCTTTGACTCCGCGCAGCCGCACACTGTGAAAATGACGCTCGCGGACGATGCCCTCGACGCTGACAACCAGCGGTTTCTGGCGGTTGATGTGCCGGTGGAGAATCCGGTGCTGATCGTGGATGGCTCGCCTGCCGCCGAACAGGCAACGTATATTGCTGATGCTCTCGCCGCCGATCGTTCGGTCACCGGCTTTGCTCCCGATGTGCGATCGGTTGAAGACCTGCGACGGGTGGCGCTCGACAATTACGACCTGATTTATCTGATCAATGTTCCGGAACTCGCGCCGGATGCGGTCGCGGCGCTCGAGAAATATGTCCGCGAAGGAGGCGGGCTGATCTGGTACATGGGAGATGCGGTTCGTCCGGCGTTCTACAACGAGAAGCTGTTTTCACCCGACGGAGGCCTGTTCCCTGTGCGGCTGGGGATGGCACCGCTGCTGATCGAAAGGACCGACCCCTCCCAGCCCCGCTCGGGGATCGAGGTTGAAGCCGATCCGTTGTTCACGATGTTCAAGCAGCAGGAAGTTCCGATTCTGGATCAGGTGTTCATCAACCTGCTGTATCCGGTGGCCCCCGATGCGCCGCAGCAGCCGAGCATCGCCCGTGACGTGCAGATTCTGGCACGTCTGGGGAACGAGCCGCTGATGTGCGAGCAGAAATATGGCGCGGGGCATATCTTTACCTGTCTCACATCGGCAGGTCCGCTGGTGAATCCTGAAGGGGTCAACTGGTCCAATTGGGCCAACGGTCCGGCCGGGTTCAGTTTTGTGGTGCTGCAGCTCGACCTGGCGAAGCGGATGATCCGGAAGGATCGCGCCTTTCCGCAGTTGGCGACAGGCACGCCCATCGAGATCGACTTCAGCCAGACGGTTTATCAGCCGGAACTGGAAATCCTGACGCCTGACGATCAGGTGACACGCCTGCAGGCGTCGCGGGAAACAGGCAATGGAGACGCCGATGGCTCGCAGTTGCATGCGGCGTTTCGCGAAACTGACGAGCCAGGCGTGTACGGCGTGACGCTCTTGGGACAGGACCAGCAGGCGAGCCGCCGTCTGTACGCGATGAACGTCCCATCGATTGAAGGCTCGTTGCAGTTGGCCGATGACGACGCGCTGCTCCGTGAGCTGGGGCCGGAGACGAACGTCAAGATTCAGCAGGCCGGTTCGTTCGAGTGGATTCGCAGCGAGTCGCCCGGCTCAGAGGTCCGCTGGTTCCTGCTGGTGGCTCTGGCCATCGCCTGCATTCTGGAGCAATTTCTCGCCGCCCGACTGAGCTACCAGTCGGCAGTGTAA